A genomic stretch from Corynebacterium terpenotabidum Y-11 includes:
- a CDS encoding DUF3027 domain-containing protein, translated as MSNRRHGGRPTRDRQGAVRGVLLSVQGIEAAREAVLEVAGRDGVGDHLGGSSTSPETAVHRFACRERGYRGWEWIAVIACPPGADYVTVNEVALHAGDRALAAPAWVPYEDRVRPGDLRPGDQLPLKADDPRVIDEDDLADDDGVRRNPGTLRTLSPAGWDAAVRRWSTGDTGPDADFARLAERRCDSCAFWLPLQRRRRSDVGVCANEFSADGRVVAADYGCGAHSDTPRDDGEGSARRTAWDDGGPERF; from the coding sequence GTGAGTAACCGACGACACGGGGGAAGACCGACACGCGACCGGCAGGGGGCCGTCCGTGGAGTGCTGCTGTCGGTACAGGGCATCGAAGCCGCCCGCGAGGCGGTCCTGGAGGTCGCCGGACGCGACGGCGTGGGTGACCACCTCGGTGGATCCTCGACCAGTCCGGAGACCGCCGTGCACCGCTTCGCCTGCCGGGAACGCGGTTACCGTGGCTGGGAATGGATCGCCGTCATCGCCTGTCCGCCGGGTGCGGACTACGTCACCGTCAACGAAGTGGCCCTCCACGCCGGTGACCGTGCCCTGGCGGCCCCAGCCTGGGTCCCCTATGAGGACCGGGTCCGCCCCGGCGACCTGCGCCCCGGTGACCAGCTGCCGCTGAAGGCCGATGACCCGCGGGTCATCGACGAGGACGACCTCGCCGACGATGACGGGGTGCGGCGCAACCCCGGCACCCTGCGGACCCTCTCACCCGCCGGCTGGGACGCCGCGGTCCGACGCTGGTCCACCGGTGACACCGGACCGGACGCGGACTTCGCCCGTCTGGCGGAACGACGCTGCGACTCCTGTGCCTTCTGGCTGCCGCTGCAGCGCCGTCGGCGCAGTGATGTGGGGGTGTGCGCCAACGAGTTTTCCGCTGATGGCAGGGTCGTTGCCGCCGACTACGGGTGCGGGGCACATTCCGACACGCCTCGCGACGACGGGGAAGGTTCTGCGCGACGTACTGCCTGGGACGATGGCGGTCCCGAACGCTTCTGA
- a CDS encoding DUF6928 family protein, with the protein MPTHPPQQVLTLWFITAADPRGVLAAEPKADRGYARKLLAQLNPAWTLTHIGDFDMNRSAPPGPGEYYIGAYRGLTVVQTVLPEVSEGWTLSSFRSVDATVSALVGMIPAADLLVTVTTPGDPDGLAGFTHWTGDRMTRCFYASRERILEDSGAPLPDEARFWEGTTEAHGIQLPFLPSEMAVAAIAYWLGFGVSDEIDIPVAAFAVDGRPEVRTGGTPSRPTPVSADHRSDRVSGASGASGVDTTDTSYDDYADSPEDEGDGRSTGELLRGAAGSVGRGVVTGFRWLQSGTHRIGDEVRRRARQTGR; encoded by the coding sequence ATGCCCACGCATCCGCCGCAGCAGGTCCTCACCCTCTGGTTCATCACCGCCGCCGACCCGCGGGGAGTGCTCGCCGCTGAGCCGAAGGCGGACCGGGGGTACGCCCGGAAGCTTCTCGCTCAACTGAATCCGGCGTGGACGCTGACACATATCGGCGATTTCGACATGAACCGCTCCGCCCCGCCCGGGCCGGGTGAGTACTACATCGGCGCCTACCGCGGGCTCACCGTCGTTCAGACGGTCCTGCCGGAGGTTTCCGAGGGGTGGACGCTGTCCTCCTTCCGCAGCGTCGACGCGACCGTCAGCGCCCTGGTCGGGATGATTCCCGCGGCAGATCTGCTGGTCACCGTCACCACCCCCGGCGACCCCGACGGCCTCGCCGGCTTCACCCACTGGACCGGGGACCGGATGACGCGCTGCTTCTACGCCTCCCGCGAGCGGATCCTGGAGGATTCGGGCGCCCCGCTCCCCGATGAAGCACGGTTCTGGGAGGGGACGACCGAGGCACACGGGATCCAGCTGCCGTTCCTGCCGTCGGAAATGGCGGTCGCCGCCATCGCGTACTGGCTGGGGTTCGGCGTCTCCGACGAGATCGACATCCCGGTCGCCGCATTCGCCGTCGACGGCCGCCCGGAGGTCCGCACCGGCGGAACCCCGTCCCGCCCCACCCCGGTATCCGCCGACCACAGGTCCGACCGGGTTTCCGGGGCTTCCGGGGCTTCCGGGGTGGACACGACGGACACCAGTTACGACGACTATGCGGATTCCCCGGAGGACGAGGGCGACGGGCGTTCCACCGGAGAGCTGCTGCGTGGCGCGGCGGGATCAGTCGGTCGTGGTGTGGTCACCGGGTTCCGTTGGCTGCAGTCCGGGACACACCGGATCGGCGACGAGGTGCGTCGCCGCGCCCGACAGACCGGCCGCTGA
- a CDS encoding NCS2 family permease codes for MASTTETPEQVTGSPQGSFLDRYFHITERGSSISTEIRGGVVTFFAMAYIILLNPLILGTVPDHTGKELGISPVAAVTALAAGVMTIAFGIFAKYPFGIAAGLGINTLVAVTFVSSEGLTWPEAMGLVVIDGIIIVLLAVSGFREAVFHAIPASLKSAITVGIGLFIAFVGVVDAGFVTRVPDAANTSVPVGFGIDGSVASWSGVVFVVGLILCGVLAARKIRGGLFIGIVATTVFAVIVQAIAGDPDDSPSTGWHMAVPKLPDSLGGIPDLQLLGEVDLFGAFARVGFLSACLLIFTLVLSNFFDAMGTMTGLGKQAGLANEDGVLPNMRTALIVEGTGAIVGGAASASSNTVFVDSAAGIGDGARTGLANVVTGLIFIAAMFLTPLYEVVPVEAAAPVLVIVGAMMMGQVKDIDFGNLTVGLPAFLTIVMMPFSYSIANGIGIGFVAFVVLNVGVGNWRKIHPLMYLVAVLFAVYFGMDPIKDAIG; via the coding sequence ATGGCATCTACGACCGAAACACCCGAGCAGGTGACAGGCTCCCCGCAAGGGTCCTTCCTCGACCGCTACTTCCACATCACTGAACGCGGATCCAGCATCAGCACCGAGATCCGGGGTGGTGTGGTCACGTTCTTCGCGATGGCCTACATCATCCTGCTCAACCCGCTGATCCTCGGCACCGTCCCCGACCACACCGGCAAGGAACTCGGGATCTCCCCGGTGGCCGCGGTCACCGCCCTCGCCGCCGGTGTGATGACCATCGCCTTCGGTATCTTCGCGAAGTACCCCTTCGGTATCGCCGCCGGTCTGGGCATCAACACCCTCGTTGCCGTCACCTTCGTCTCCTCGGAAGGGCTGACCTGGCCGGAGGCGATGGGCCTGGTCGTCATCGACGGCATCATCATCGTCCTGCTGGCAGTCTCCGGTTTCCGGGAAGCCGTTTTCCACGCCATCCCCGCGTCCCTGAAGTCCGCGATCACCGTCGGTATCGGCCTGTTCATCGCCTTTGTCGGTGTGGTGGACGCTGGCTTCGTCACTCGCGTCCCCGATGCGGCGAACACCTCCGTCCCGGTCGGCTTCGGCATCGACGGCTCCGTCGCCAGCTGGTCCGGTGTGGTCTTCGTCGTCGGTCTGATCCTCTGTGGCGTCCTCGCCGCCCGCAAGATCCGCGGTGGCCTGTTCATCGGCATCGTCGCTACCACGGTTTTCGCCGTCATCGTTCAGGCGATCGCCGGGGATCCCGACGACTCCCCCTCCACCGGCTGGCACATGGCCGTCCCGAAGCTGCCGGATTCTCTTGGCGGCATCCCCGACCTGCAGCTGCTCGGTGAGGTCGACCTCTTCGGCGCCTTCGCCCGCGTAGGATTCCTTTCCGCTTGCCTGCTGATCTTCACCCTCGTGCTGTCCAACTTCTTCGACGCCATGGGCACCATGACCGGCCTGGGCAAGCAGGCAGGCCTGGCGAACGAGGACGGCGTCCTGCCGAACATGCGCACCGCGCTGATCGTTGAGGGCACCGGCGCCATCGTCGGCGGTGCGGCATCGGCGTCCTCCAACACCGTCTTCGTCGACTCCGCCGCCGGTATCGGTGATGGTGCGCGCACCGGTCTGGCGAATGTCGTCACCGGTCTCATCTTCATCGCCGCGATGTTCCTCACCCCGCTGTACGAGGTCGTGCCGGTCGAGGCTGCCGCGCCGGTGCTTGTCATCGTCGGTGCGATGATGATGGGACAGGTCAAGGACATCGACTTCGGCAATCTCACCGTCGGCCTGCCGGCCTTCCTCACCATCGTGATGATGCCGTTCAGCTACTCCATCGCCAACGGTATCGGTATCGGCTTCGTCGCCTTTGTCGTGCTCAACGTGGGTGTCGGCAACTGGCGGAAGATCCACCCGCTGATGTACCTGGTGGCGGTTCTCTTCGCTGTCTACTTCGGCATGGACCCGATCAAGGACGCCATCGGCTGA
- a CDS encoding TrmH family RNA methyltransferase produces MQPVIPVPDPTDPRLDDLRDLNSSDRRPDLPGGKGLVIAEGNLVVPRLAASRFPVRCVAGFAHRLAELEDAAAADPAVAAGLDGVPRYEVTRETLARVAGFDMHRGLVAAADRVAEPTATEVLDGLAAEHPDNRVIAVLEGVGDHENIGALFRNVAGLGVGAVLLGAGCADPLYRRVVRVSMGHVLRVPFAHLPGKPTTWQRGLADLQDRGYRVVAMTPNTGNTLADAVRGADKVAIMVGAEGPGLTEHAMRAADVRAKIPMAPGTDSLNVATSAAIGFYAAQY; encoded by the coding sequence GTGCAACCCGTGATCCCCGTGCCGGACCCCACCGACCCCCGTCTCGATGACCTCCGTGACCTCAATTCCTCCGACCGTCGGCCAGACCTGCCCGGTGGGAAGGGTCTGGTCATCGCCGAAGGGAACCTGGTGGTACCGCGGTTGGCGGCGTCCCGTTTCCCGGTGCGGTGTGTGGCGGGCTTCGCCCACCGGCTCGCTGAGCTGGAGGACGCCGCGGCGGCGGACCCGGCCGTCGCTGCCGGGCTCGACGGGGTCCCACGCTACGAGGTGACCCGCGAGACCCTGGCCCGGGTCGCGGGTTTCGACATGCACCGCGGCCTGGTCGCCGCCGCTGACCGGGTGGCAGAACCGACGGCCACCGAGGTACTCGACGGACTGGCGGCGGAGCACCCGGACAACCGGGTCATCGCCGTGCTGGAGGGGGTCGGGGACCACGAGAACATCGGTGCCCTGTTCCGCAATGTCGCCGGACTGGGGGTCGGGGCGGTTCTGCTGGGGGCGGGATGCGCCGATCCGTTGTACCGGCGGGTGGTGCGGGTCTCGATGGGGCACGTGCTGCGCGTCCCGTTCGCGCACCTGCCCGGAAAACCGACGACCTGGCAGCGTGGACTGGCGGACCTGCAGGACCGCGGTTACCGGGTGGTCGCGATGACCCCGAACACCGGGAACACCCTGGCCGACGCCGTGCGCGGTGCGGACAAGGTCGCCATCATGGTGGGGGCGGAGGGCCCCGGACTCACCGAACACGCGATGCGTGCCGCCGATGTGCGGGCAAAGATTCCGATGGCCCCCGGGACAGACTCGTTGAATGTCGCGACCTCCGCCGCGATCGGTTTCTACGCGGCGCAGTACTAG
- the sepH gene encoding septation protein SepH, producing MQELQFVPEDSDGDALILRSASDDLRFRVPVTDDLRALLAPVPAGPATPPAEDAPADQDAPAPADAAPVAPEPVKEKVKLRPREIQKRLRHGATVAELAAETGASETRLLPYAHPIEMERHRMAELARQAYPVRADGPAEHTLWEVLAASFGARGEDVRAAIWDAAMDSSDAWVISVRWTRGNRAGATEFVAEFRWVPPSPPGHGPATVEPRNSVATDLIDPRFSRPVRSMSPVLGEDAGDMTDATDSVIDDGSVDADRADDAASPDRNDSEDVTGAVDLFGEPDTRSHPAKKRRSTATPHWEDVLLGVRTTPRRKK from the coding sequence ATGCAGGAGCTGCAGTTCGTCCCCGAGGACAGTGACGGCGACGCCCTCATCCTCCGCAGCGCATCGGATGACCTCCGTTTCCGTGTTCCGGTCACCGACGACCTGCGGGCTCTGCTCGCTCCCGTCCCCGCCGGACCTGCCACTCCCCCGGCGGAGGACGCCCCTGCCGACCAGGACGCCCCCGCACCTGCCGACGCTGCCCCGGTCGCCCCGGAACCGGTGAAGGAGAAGGTGAAGCTGCGTCCCCGGGAGATCCAGAAGCGGCTGCGCCACGGTGCAACGGTCGCTGAACTGGCGGCGGAAACCGGCGCATCGGAGACCCGCCTGCTGCCCTACGCGCACCCGATCGAGATGGAGCGCCACCGGATGGCGGAACTGGCCCGGCAGGCCTACCCGGTCCGGGCGGACGGTCCCGCCGAGCACACCCTGTGGGAGGTTCTCGCCGCGTCCTTCGGCGCCCGTGGCGAAGACGTGCGGGCCGCGATCTGGGATGCGGCGATGGATTCCTCGGACGCCTGGGTCATCTCGGTGCGCTGGACCCGGGGCAACCGGGCGGGGGCGACCGAGTTCGTCGCCGAATTCCGGTGGGTCCCGCCGTCTCCTCCGGGGCATGGTCCGGCGACCGTCGAGCCCCGGAACTCGGTGGCCACCGACCTCATCGACCCTCGGTTCAGCCGACCGGTGCGCAGTATGTCCCCTGTCCTCGGCGAGGACGCCGGGGATATGACGGACGCCACGGATTCCGTCATCGACGACGGGTCCGTCGATGCCGACCGGGCCGATGATGCCGCCTCCCCGGACAGGAACGATTCCGAGGACGTGACCGGCGCGGTCGACCTGTTCGGCGAGCCGGATACCCGGTCCCACCCGGCGAAGAAGCGGCGCAGTACCGCGACCCCGCACTGGGAGGACGTCCTCCTCGGCGTCCGGACGACTCCGCGCCGGAAGAAGTGA